The following proteins are encoded in a genomic region of Brachypodium distachyon strain Bd21 chromosome 1, Brachypodium_distachyon_v3.0, whole genome shotgun sequence:
- the LOC100823240 gene encoding phospholipid hydroperoxide glutathione peroxidase 1, chloroplastic, which translates to MASSTATAAAFAYLLPAAQGSSSRLPKAAAASFARLPAHSAAAVSVGAPRRRRWAPGVAYATAATEKSIYDFTVKDIDGKGISLSKFKGKPLLIVNVASQCGLTTANYTELSHLYEKYKTQGFEILAFPCNQFGFQEPGSNSQIKQFACTRFKAEFPIFDKVDVNGPNTAPIYKFLKSSAGGFLGDLVKWNFEKFLVDKNGKVVERYPPTTSPFQIEKDIQKLLAA; encoded by the exons ATGGCTTCGTCcaccgccacggccgccgcgtTCGCGTACCTCCTCCCGGCCGCGCagggctcctcctcccggctccccaaggccgccgcggcgtcctTCGCGCGCCTCCCGGCTCactcggcggcagcggtgtcCGTcggggcgccgcggcggcgcaggtggGCTCCCGGAGTGGCCtacgccaccgccgccacggagAAGAGCATCTACGACTTCACCGTCAAG GATATTGATGGAAAAGGTATTTCACTTAGCAAGTTCAAGGGAAAGCCACTGTTGATTGTTAATGTTGCTTCTCAATG TGGGCTTACAACAGCGAATTACACTGAACTATCTCATCTCTACGAGAAGTACAAGACTCAAG GATTTGAGATTCTGGCATTTCCATGTAATCAATTTGGTTTTCAAGAACCTGGATCAAATTCACAGATAAAGCAGTTTGCCTGTACAAGATTTAAGGCTGAATTTCCTATTTTTGATAAG GTTGATGTGAACGGACCCAACACAGCCCCTATTTATAAGTTTCTTAAGTCGAGTGCTGGAGGGTTTTTGGGTGATCTAGTGAAGTGGAACTTTGAGAAGTTCTTAGTGGACAAAAATGGCAAAGTTGTGGAGAGGTACCCACCAACAACTTCACCATTCCAGATTGAG AAGGACATCCAGAAACTCCTTGCGGCATAA
- the LOC100823550 gene encoding elongation factor Ts, mitochondrial, which translates to MAWGQGARRPIVGLLFRAQQQAAKGYSSVASQTHMLTSHVPKSAMLLRGFSSEVPASEQTNLIKQLRIRTSAPFKDVKASLVNCNWNIEAAQKDLRKRGVVLAAKKSSRTAAEGLLAIAQDEKRAAIVELNCETDFVARNDVFQYLASSLAKMALSTQTPGEMVFPFGPEYLENMSMNLDHPKFNGEATVQSAVTEVAAMVGENVKFRRGLILSTSGHGVVSSYLHTCPQPGLGRMAGLVTLEVEDSKVPIEALKGVGSSIAMHIVAAKPLFLSKEQVSAAALENECDVLRTQAESSGKPQMAIEKMVEGRLRKYFEEVVLLEQKYVVNDSTNIKTVLNDLSKDIGSKVTIANFLRMEVGEGIQRLEGADGS; encoded by the exons ATGGCTTGGGGTCAAGGTGCTAGAAGACCCATAGTAGGGCTTCTGTTTCGTGCTCAACAACAAGCTGCTAAGGGATACTCTTCAGTGGCATCTCAAACTCACATGTTGACCAGTCATGTTCCGAAAAGTGCCATGCTTCTTAGGGGATTTAGCTCCGAAGTGCCTGCTTCTGAGCAGACAAATCTTATTAAACAACTCCGTATAAGAACGAGTGCTCCATTCAAAGATGTCAAGGCTTCCCTAGTTAATTGCAATTGGAATATTG AAGCTGCACAGAAGGACCTAAGGAAGAGAGGAGTCGTTCTTGCTGCCAAAAAATCTTCGCGAACTGCTGCCGAAGGTTTGCTAGCAATTGCACAAGACGAGAAAAGGGCTGCTATTGTTGAGCTTAACTGTGAGACTGATTTTGTGGCAAGAAATGATGTTTTCCAGTATCTG GCTTCCTCTTTGGCAAAGATGGCTTTATCGACCCAAACTCCTGGTGAAATGGTTTTTCCTTTCGGCCCTGAATATTTGGAG AACATGAGCATGAATCTTGATCACCCTAAATTCAATGGGGAGGCAACTGTCCAAAGTGCTGTTACAGAAGTCGCTGCCATGGTTGGGGAGAATGTAAAGTTCAGACGAGGCCTTATATTATCCACAAGTGGGCATGGTGTTGTTTCATCTTATCTGCATACTTGTCCTCAGCCAG GTTTGGGACGCATGGCTGGACTTGTCACATTGGAAGTCGAAGATAGCAAAGTACCCATTGAGGCCCTCAAGGGAGTCGGCTCATCTATTGCAATGCATATTGTTGCAGCAAAACCATTATTTTTATCAAAAGAACAGGTTTCTGCCGCAGCTTTAGAAAATGAGTGTGACGTACTCCGAACTCAG GCTGAAAGTTCTGGGAAACCCCAAATGGCCATTGAGAAAATGGTAGAAGGCCGATTGAGGAAGTACTTTGAAGAAGTTGTGCTTTTGGAGCAAAAATATGTTGTCAATGACAGCACAAACATTAAG ACTGTGCTTAATGATTTGTCGAAGGATATTGGTTCTAAAGTTACAATAGCCAATTTTCTCAGGATGGAAGTTGGAGAAGGAATTCAGAG ACTTGAAGGAGCAGATGGGTCATAA